A window from Flavobacterium sp. 83 encodes these proteins:
- a CDS encoding MFS transporter, which produces MSEVSVFKSWVPNWAIIAIIFFCMLHSMVLLGVYTSNVTYAASFLDVEVEDLQFSMCVTYGTFLATILIESRFFKFFPTKKYFLVIYGLAALTFILTAYTQNFSLFIMLRMAEGILMALPVLPLRQFLIARFKSKNAVIIAFTLNYGALMLASPFIMNIAVWLLENYDWKYMAYGSAFFQIVCVALVMITFNNNRFHKKIPLYQIDWASFILVLTAVLCGSYFVVYGQKKYWFESPQIVAALIIALITGGFFIARQMLVKRPTFDMRVFRYANLRTGLLLSVVFYIARATLNICHSTMAVVWNWEPSRVAHVQYLNLTGNIIGMILTGFFLAKSVSSRYIFIIGFSLLAVFHFWFTLLFVPDASFSDIAIPYMLQGVAVGIIFVPLVLFTVSAVPTHFAPFAGIVGVAGRFWGSIMGFAMIQNAGLFLQNTHFTKFRQFILPESPETQIRVEQITRSFMAKGYSIDDSNKLAMKQIISSVSKQSVLLSNMEIFTVIGYLMVIVVIFLLLNQHLRQTFDVFKNRIWGN; this is translated from the coding sequence ATGTCAGAAGTAAGTGTTTTTAAATCTTGGGTTCCCAATTGGGCTATTATTGCAATTATCTTTTTCTGCATGCTGCATTCCATGGTTTTATTGGGAGTATATACTTCTAATGTGACCTATGCGGCAAGTTTTTTGGATGTAGAAGTAGAAGATTTGCAGTTTTCCATGTGTGTTACTTATGGAACTTTTTTAGCTACTATTCTTATCGAAAGTCGGTTTTTTAAGTTTTTTCCAACCAAGAAATATTTTCTGGTTATTTATGGCTTAGCTGCGCTAACATTTATACTCACGGCTTACACCCAAAATTTTTCTTTGTTTATTATGTTACGAATGGCCGAAGGAATCTTGATGGCATTGCCAGTTTTACCTTTGCGACAGTTTTTGATTGCTCGGTTTAAGTCTAAAAATGCTGTAATTATCGCTTTTACGCTTAATTATGGTGCTTTGATGCTGGCTTCTCCTTTTATAATGAATATTGCGGTTTGGTTACTAGAGAATTACGATTGGAAATATATGGCGTATGGTTCCGCTTTTTTCCAAATTGTGTGTGTAGCCTTGGTCATGATTACCTTCAATAACAATCGTTTTCATAAAAAAATTCCGTTGTATCAAATCGATTGGGCCAGTTTTATTTTGGTGCTTACCGCTGTTTTGTGTGGCAGTTATTTTGTGGTTTATGGCCAAAAAAAATATTGGTTTGAATCGCCTCAAATTGTTGCAGCACTTATTATTGCACTAATAACAGGAGGTTTTTTTATCGCCCGACAAATGCTGGTGAAGAGACCTACTTTTGATATGCGAGTCTTTCGGTATGCGAATTTACGAACCGGATTGTTGTTGTCAGTGGTTTTTTATATTGCCAGAGCAACATTGAATATTTGTCACAGTACGATGGCTGTAGTTTGGAATTGGGAACCTTCTAGAGTGGCTCATGTGCAATATTTAAATTTAACAGGAAACATAATTGGAATGATTTTGACTGGATTCTTTTTGGCTAAATCAGTTTCTTCCCGCTATATTTTTATAATAGGATTTTCACTTTTGGCAGTATTTCATTTCTGGTTTACTTTGCTTTTTGTGCCGGATGCTTCCTTTTCGGATATTGCGATTCCGTATATGTTGCAAGGTGTGGCTGTTGGAATAATATTTGTTCCGTTGGTCTTATTCACCGTATCTGCTGTTCCTACACATTTTGCTCCGTTTGCTGGAATTGTTGGCGTTGCTGGGCGTTTTTGGGGAAGTATAATGGGTTTTGCGATGATTCAAAACGCAGGATTGTTTTTGCAAAACACCCATTTTACAAAATTCAGACAATTTATCCTTCCCGAAAGTCCGGAAACACAAATACGTGTCGAGCAAATTACCAGAAGTTTTATGGCTAAAGGCTATTCGATAGATGATTCCAATAAATTAGCGATGAAACAAATCATTAGTTCGGTTTCAAAACAATCGGTTTTATTGTCCAATATGGAAATCTTCACCGTTATTGGTTATTTAATGGTTATTGTCGTTATTTTTCTATTGCTTAATCAACATTTAAGACAAACATTTGATGTTTTCAAAAATAGAATTTGGGGGAATTAA
- a CDS encoding HlyD family secretion protein, which produces MVKVHNSSRAHRSFHRLITVIASLLVLGGIVLGIWFYIFNKNHEETNDAQVDQYVTPIMARITGYVTEVRYNENQFVHKGDTLLIIDNREYKAHLDMALADVENAKSNSIVIAKNVATTSNTTSVRQAQLEAAKTEVWKTKLEYNRYKGLVSQEAATEQQLEKVKADYELAQAHYQEIANTIQSAVLNTSEASAKIPTAQTVIQSKQAIADNATLFLSYTVITAPYDGWVGKKMMQPGQMIKEGQTLVSIVSKEKWITANFKETQLQYLSIGQEVELKADAISGRDFVGIIESLSPASGARFSLLPPDNATGNFIKIEQRIPVRIKLKENNAQTDFLRAGMNVTVIAEHK; this is translated from the coding sequence ATGGTAAAAGTTCATAATTCATCAAGAGCGCATCGATCATTTCATAGATTAATCACCGTAATTGCCAGTCTGCTGGTTCTCGGCGGAATTGTTTTAGGGATTTGGTTTTATATTTTTAATAAAAATCACGAAGAAACTAATGATGCTCAGGTGGATCAGTATGTAACGCCAATTATGGCTCGAATTACGGGTTATGTTACCGAAGTGCGCTATAATGAAAATCAATTTGTTCACAAAGGGGACACATTGCTGATAATTGACAATAGGGAATATAAAGCACATTTAGACATGGCATTGGCTGATGTTGAAAATGCAAAAAGTAATAGTATTGTGATAGCAAAAAATGTCGCAACAACTTCTAATACAACTTCAGTTAGACAGGCACAATTAGAAGCTGCAAAAACGGAAGTTTGGAAAACCAAACTGGAATACAATCGCTATAAAGGATTGGTAAGTCAGGAAGCGGCCACTGAGCAGCAGCTTGAAAAAGTAAAAGCCGATTACGAGTTGGCGCAGGCACATTATCAGGAAATTGCCAACACAATTCAATCAGCAGTATTGAACACCTCAGAAGCTTCGGCTAAAATTCCAACAGCTCAGACAGTAATTCAATCCAAACAAGCGATTGCTGATAATGCGACTTTGTTTCTTTCTTACACCGTAATTACGGCGCCTTATGATGGCTGGGTGGGTAAAAAAATGATGCAACCAGGACAGATGATAAAAGAAGGACAAACCTTAGTTTCTATTGTGAGCAAGGAAAAGTGGATTACCGCTAATTTTAAGGAAACGCAGCTGCAATATTTATCTATTGGACAAGAAGTGGAGCTAAAGGCAGATGCAATAAGCGGAAGAGATTTTGTGGGAATAATTGAATCTTTGTCGCCAGCCAGTGGGGCTCGTTTTTCATTATTGCCTCCTGATAACGCAACGGGTAATTTTATAAAAATAGAACAACGAATTCCAGTTAGAATAAAATTAAAAGAAAATAATGCACAAACGGACTTTCTTAGAGCCGGTATGAATGTTACCGTTATCGCCGAACACAAATAA